A region of Anguilla rostrata isolate EN2019 chromosome 10, ASM1855537v3, whole genome shotgun sequence DNA encodes the following proteins:
- the spef2 gene encoding sperm flagellar protein 2, with translation MTDILCRWVNSELQLSKPVDGSSLARDFSSGYLLGKVLHKYQLQDDFDQFSKSSAANSKLNNFIRLEPTLLLLGVPFDLGVAKAVIQEREGAATRLLYQLYIVLQKKKRLGLTGVAMETLRPAATARLHRVENNIYTERMRTVVRREADLNLQRISQRFEVRGREIRDRASAAQREQEQRLQRMQEELRLQDVEKRRTGRRKQQEVMTRIQGAIVQIPKPPPDRTLKALERQRQTRKQREIQGVYKELAQFEKNLKKLSPTGCTPSSFSAMQELPHSEAPSSQRGRALGPEDTAAREERAKRRRRFLTDQQRAHEELQDRMEEEQLVERLTRQTQQERRLAVQLMQVRQQKDVIRQNRVFRERQYQEQRQRDFEEALDREAALARQAQWDHAEEIRREREQHDQIAAERAQERYRKHFLFCREVLEQVVDLATKAGEYRLLTGNLIPGKMVREWKELLFAGKPLYDGAQVEAVPDPPTPEQLVEMEKLEILNCQDYDEYSGMMGEWAWPEEQEAKQPPSNNNILGHVVNRLRGVVDLPAPELPPPSFPNFTLKACVLGKVYSGKTTCLARIAQAHGVQVLSVSTLVQEAVQAFQAIQGAAEHAGNAKDAGNENKMAERRGSSSNITDRVENGLDKGDELSVSRESGPVSQVPELKVPMNEDITSRLSVKAQYGAVVEKILRKGQALPDELQVDIVVEGVRQVPAGSGWVLDGFPSNLAQAKLLEKALRGSDPDPPDRRRGRRRASLAVNPNPPREVPPPLPALDLVLLLDLSDSAALDRAGKQADELETHPPSEGDPPVDPGAQDSAPPPPDRSLEKRQIQHRITAFQDTWPKLERWFSRKQGVLVQVNGEVEEDALYRKVESAMFQAMARKAETATGEDAEDHGEKIVRSTPVASTALSPVPASPSAAPAKSTPALAQEPPGRRRSRSKSSSRSPKGSRSRVGSGKDGKGKKPETPDGKSQRKRSKSGSARSGGSQGRSRGVSMSSPLEAPQGENAAPPEDLGPPPGSEDWVYVDEPLPKEISEYLVPYWENACSSYESNVKTVMQNLRGERNLIIRHLYNIREDFKQYLKRPDEKQELVSRWQQDYNAVPEDMRSDERTKAELHQRLDDLRERLWDVADGRREDAERERTGVMGDGWLDDHSGVLVNHFCSLMQVEVDRFQDSVYVLRDYYRGMCGRGLPEPRAEFVRIPLLDLANGVEGTQPDGNKSPPGSAHSERKTSSSPEKKDSNGEEKKSRIVPLIPRRPPSAEALTSGGDPAEPSRDERLLCDIWQTALTAVSNMVSAEQQQREEEENEEQLVQRPRVKRMSVVSARASSAKDKKKAGKKKSGATPVPDPTPPPPAEEDTALLQRKALRAKIRQEYGAALDHEARAAVVRLELIKARALSVVRSLQRRAAQAYGEMEEWNGARFLAEMTSIDQLAEVARQHIERAAEIEQELVLRGTEFFLNGDVRVVPVPVPAPRPPSVERPAGSRLSVLQLEALHAQLLKVAPEGVLSPQQLAESLQQLISTSFGSDSLPEPWLKLSEAQVLELVSMATQGSEVLDWRLFLLGVALPWPIPTQRQLLQTLARFKAADTADTGFISEEQYLQMDLWFPRETSLPIPDHPSEPLPYDRLSNLRKFFFALFADGEPPPARLDYVNTLLYFASHPDPQQGFVRALSIVTGRALQYRPRSAPLLKSVPYMEECESSELGGEPAATAEGGAEGGEGEEGGGVSIPDLLKVICHGGTRSVSYNRFHPDGRNTEEYEEDFAKVFRDLGFSAEEKVPFGILSQHPLFQELMDSAPQYQLTDLHQLLQAHLSEGKSAES, from the exons ATGACTGATATTTTGTGCCGCTGGGTTAATTCGGAGCTTCAATTATCTAAGCCCGTGG ACGGGAGTTCATTAGCCCGAGATTTTTCCAGTGGATATCTTCTTGGAAAAGTCCTGCACAAATACCAACTTCAGGATGATTTCGACCAGTTTTCAAAGAGCAG TGCAGCAAATTCCAAGTTGAACAACTTCATCCGATTGGAGCCCACTCTGCTGCTGCTCGGGGTGCCCTTTGACCTGGGCGTGGCCAAGGCGGTGATCCaggagcgggagggggcggCCACGCGGCTGCTGTACCAGCTGTACATCGTgctgcagaagaagaagaggctGGGTTTGACGGGCGTCGCCATGGAGACCCTGCGGCCCGCGGCAACCGCCCGCCTGCACCGCGTGGAGAACAACATCTACACCGAG CGCATGCGGACGGTGGTGAGGCGCGAGGCGGACCTGAACCTGCAGAGGATCTCGCAGCGGTTCGAGGTGCGGGGACGGGAGATCCGCGACCGGGCGTCGGCCGCGCAGCGCGAGCAGGAGCAGCGGCTGCAGAGGATGCAGGAGGAGCTGCGCCTGCAGGACGTGGAGAAG CGCCGCACGGGCCGCAGGAAGCAGCAGGAAGTGATGACGCGGATCCAAGGCGCCATCGTGCAGATTCCCAAGCCCCCGCCCGACCGCACGCTGAAGGCCCTGGAACGCCAGAGGCAAACCCGGAAGCAGCGGGAAATCCAG GGCGTTTACAAGGAGCTTGCGCAGTTTGAGAAGAACCTGAAGAAGCTGTCCCCTACAGGCTGTACCCCTTCCTCCTTTAg TGCGATGCAGGAGCTGCCTCACAGCGAAGCTCCCAGCAGCCAGCGGGGCAGGGCGCTGGGGCCCGAGGACACCGCCGCGCGGGAAGAGAGGGCGAAACGCCGGAGGCGGTTCCTCACGGATCAGCAGCGGGCCCACGAGGAGCTACAG GACCggatggaggaggagcagctggtGGAGAGGCTGACCCGGCAGACGCAGCAGGAGAGGAGGCTGGCCGTGCAGCTCATGCAGGTCCGGCAGCAGAAGGACGTGATCCGGCAGAACCGCGTGTTCCGGGAGCGGCAGTACCAGGAGCAGCGGCAGCGGGACTTTGAGGAGGCGCTGGACAGGGAGGCG GCCCTGGCTCGGCAGGCCCAATGGGATCACGCGGAAGAGATCCGCCGGGAGAGAGAGCAACACGACCAGATCGCGGCCGAGCGAGCCCAGGAGCGCTACCGcaagcacttcctgttctgccGCGAGGTCCTGGAGCAGGTCGTGGACCTGGCCACCAAGGCAGGGGAGTACCGCCTCCTCACGGGCAA tctgATCCCAGGGAAGATGGTGCGGGAGTGGAAGGAGCTCCTGTTCGCGGGGAAGCCGCTGTATGACGGGGCGCAGGTGGAGGCCgtccctgacccccccaccccggagcAGCTGGTGGAGATGGAGAAGCTGGAGATCCTGAACTGCCAGGACTACGATGAGTACAGC ggcatgatgggagagtgggcgtggccagaggAACAGGAGGCGAAGCAGCCCCCCTCCAACAACAACATCCTGGGTCATGTGGTGAACCGGCTGCGGGGGGTCGTGGACCTGCCCGCACCCGAGCTGCCCCCCCCATCTTTTCCCAACTTCACCCTGAAGGCCTGTGTCCTGGGGAAGGTGTACTCAGGGAAGACCACCTGCCTGGCCAGGATAGCCCAAG CGCATGGGGTCCAGGTCCTGTCGGTCAGCACTCTGGTCCAGGAGGCCGTGCAGGCCTTCCAGGCCATACAGGGGGCCGCCGAGCATGCTGGGAACGCCAAGGATGCTGGGAACGAGAACAAG ATGGCGGAGAGGCGTGGTTCTTCATCCAACATCACTGACCGGGTGGAAAATGGCCTTGATAAAGGGGACGAATTGTCTGTATCGCGTGAATCAG GACCCGTCTCCCAGGTTCCTGAGCTGAAAGTGCCCATGAACGAGGACATAACATCAAGG CTGTCTGTGAAAGCCCAGTATGGGGCTGTGGTGGAGAAGATTCTGAGGAAAGGACAGGCCCTTCCTGACGAGCTCCAGGTGGACATCGTGGTCGAGGGAGTCAG ACAGGTCCCTGCAGGCTCGGGCTGGGTTCTGGACGGGTTCCCCTCGAACCTGGCGCAGGCGAAGCTGCTGGAGAAGGCCCTGAGGGGGTCGGACCCGGACCCGCCCGACCGGAGGAGGGGGAGACGGAGAGCCAGCCTGGCCGTGAACCCGAACCCCCCCAGggaggtgcccccccccctgcccgctCTGGACCTGGTCCTGCTGCTGGACCTGTCCGACAGCGCGGCTCTGGACCGGGCGGGCAAGCAGGCCG ATGAGCTGGAGACACACCCACCTTCTGAGGGGGACCCACCCGTGGACCCGGGGGCCCAGGACagtgcccccccacctccggACAGGAGCCTGGAGAAGAGGCAGATTCAGCACAG gaTCACAGCATTCCAGGACACCTGGCCCAAGCTGGAGCGGTGGTTCTCCAGGAAGCAGGGCGTCCTGGTGCAGGTGAACGGCGAGGTGGAGGAGGACGCGCTGTACAGGAAGGTGGAGTCGGCCATGTTCCAGGCCATGGCTCGCAAGGCGGAGACAG CTACAGGCGAGGATGCGGAGGACCACGGGGAGAAGATTGTACGCTCCACCCCCGTCGCATCGACcgccctgtcccctgtcccggCCTCCCCCTCCGCCGCTCCCGCCAAATCCACCCCCGCCCTCGCTCAGGAGCCGCCGGGGAGGCGCCGCTCCAGGTCCAAgtcctcctcccgctcccccaAAG GGTCACGGAGCCGCGTGGGTTCAGGAAAAGACGGAAAAGGGAAAAAGCCGGAAACGCCGGACGGGAAAAGCCAGCGCAAGCGTTCCAAGTCTGGGTCCGCACGCTCCG GGGGCTCCCAGGGTCGTTCCAGGGGAGTGTCGATGTCATCGCCCCTCGAAGCTCCGCAGGGCGAGAACGCCGCCCCCCCTGAGGACCTGGGGCCCCCCCCTGGCTCTGAGGACTGGGTGTACGTGGACGAGCCTCTGCCCAAG GAGATCTCAGAGTACCTGGTTCCATACTGGGAGAACGCCTGCAGCTCCTACGAGTCCAACGTGAAGACCGTGATGCAGAACCTGCGCGGAGAACGCAACCTGATCATCAGacacctgtacaacatcag GGAGGACTTTAAGCAGTACCTGAAGAGGCCGGATGAGAAGCAGGAGCTGGTGTCCCGCTGGCAGCAGGACTACAACGCCGTGCCCGAGGACATGAGGAGCGACGAGCGGACCAAGGCGGAGCTACACCAGCGCCTGGAT GACCTGCGGGAGCGCCTGTGGGACGTGGCGGACGGGCGGAGGGAAGACGCGGAGCGGGAGCGGACCGGAGTCATGGGGGACGGCTGGCTGGACGACCACAGCGGCGTGCTCGTCAACCACTTCTGCTCGCTCATGCAG GTGGAGGTGGACAGGTTCCAGGATTCTGTGTACGTCCTCCGGGATTATTACCGAGGAatgtgtgggaggggcctgccGGAGCCGAGGGCGGAGTTTGTGCGCATTCCGCTGCTGGACCTGGCCAATGGGGTGGAAGGAACCCAGCCTGACGGGAACAAGAG TCCCCCTGGCTCTGCCCACTCTGAGAGGAAGACCAGCAGCAGCCCCGAGAAAAAGGACAGCAatggagaagagaagaagagcAGAAT AGTCCCCCTCATCCCCAGGAGACCCCCGTCTGCGGAGGCGCTGACGTCCGGAGGCGACCCCGCCGAGCCGTCCCGGGACGAGAGGCTGCTGTGCGACATCTGGCAGACGGCCCTGACCGCCGTCAGCAACATG GTGTCAgcggagcagcagcagcgggaggaggaggagaacgagGAGCAGCTGGTGCAGAGGCCGCGTGTGAAGAGAATGTCTGTGGTGTCAGCCAGGGCCAGCTCCGCCAAGGATAAGAAGAAAGCTGGCAAGAAGAAAA gcggTGCCACCCCGGTACCagaccccaccccgcccccccctgcgGAGGAGGACACGGCGTTGCTGCAGAGGAAGGCCCTGAGGGCCAAGATTCGGCAGGAGTACGGAGCGGCGCTCGATCACGAAG CCCGTGCGGCCGTGGTGCGCCTGGAGCTGATCAAGGCCCGCGCGCTCTCCGTGGTGCGGAGCCTCCAGCGGCGTGCCGCACAGGCTTATGGGGAGATGGAGGAGTGGAACGGGGCGCGCTTCCTGGCCGAGATGACCAG CATCGACCAGCTGGCGGAGGTGGCGAGACAGCACATCGAGCGGGCCGCTGAGATCGAGCAGGAGCTGGTCCTGCGGGGCACGGAGTTCTTCCTCAACGGGGACGTCCGCGTGGTGCCCGTCCCGGTGCCCGCACCTCGCCCGCCTTCCGTAGAGCGCCCGGCGGGCAGCAGGCTCTCCGTCCTTCAGCTGGAGGCTCTGCACGCCCAGCTACTCAAGGTCGCGCCCGAAG GTGTGCTGTCCCCCCAGCAGCTCGCTGAGAGCCTGCAGCAGCTCATCTCCACCAGCTTCGGGAGCGACTCCTTACCTGAGCCCTGGCTGAAGCTCTCTGAAGCTCAG gtcctggagctggtatccatggcgacgcagGGCTCGGAGGTCCTGGATTGGCGGCTCTTCCTGCTGGGCGTCGCCCTGCCGTGGCCAATCCCGACACAGCGCCAGCTGCTGCAGACTCTGGCCCGGTTCAAGGCTGCGGACACCGCAGACACAGGCTTCATCTCTGAAGAGCAGTACCTACAG ATGGACCTGTGGTTCCCCCGCGAGACCAGCCTTCCCATCCCGGACCACCCATCAGAACCGCTGCCTTACGACCGTCTGAGCAACCtgaggaag TTTTTCTTCGCCCTGTTTGCGGACGGCgagccccccccggcccggctGGACTACGTGAACACACTGCTGTACTTCGCCTCGCACCCGGACCCCCAGCAGGGCTTCGTCCGCGCGCTCAGCATCGTCACGGGACGGGCCCTCCAGTACCGGCCCCGGAGCGCCCCGCTCCTAAAG tCGGTGCCGTACATGGAGGAATGCGAGTCTTcggagctggggggggagcCAGCGGCGACTgccgaggggggggcggaggggggagagggggaggaggggggaggggtgtccaTCCCCGACCTCCTGAAAGTGATCTGCCATGGGGGAACCAGGTCAGTGAGCTACAATCGCTTCCACCCGGACGGGAGGAACACAGAGGAGTACGAGGAG GATTTTGCGAAGGTCTTCAGGGACCTGGGGTTCAGTGCCGAGGAGAAGGTGCCCTTCGGGATTCTGTCCCAGCATCCTCTCTTCCAGGAACTGATGGACTCCGCGCCACAGTACCAGCTGACT GACTTGCACCAACTTCTGCAGGCCCATCTGAGCGAGGGGAAGTCCGCGGAGTCTTAG